The Ranitomeya imitator isolate aRanImi1 chromosome 3, aRanImi1.pri, whole genome shotgun sequence genome has a window encoding:
- the CRYBA1 gene encoding beta-crystallin A3, whose protein sequence is MEIPTVQTERDITSEKMAQTNPLPAPLGPWKITVYDQENFQGKRMEFTSSCANIMECGFDNIRSLKVECGAWIGYEHTSFCGQQFVLERGEYPRWDAWSGSNAYHIERLMSFRPICSANHKESKLVIFEKENFIGRQWEMCDDYPSLQAMGWGNNEVGAMKVQCGAWVCYQYPGYRGYQYILECDHHGGEYKHWREWGSHAQTSQIQSIRRIQQ, encoded by the exons ATGGAGATTCCCACAGTTCAGACTGAGCGAG ACATCACCTCTGAAAAAATGGCCCAAACTAACCCGCTTCCCGCTCCTCTGGGACCCTGGAAG ATCACAGTGTATGACCAAGAAAATTTCCAAGGAAAAAGGATGGAATTTACTTCCTCCTGTGCAAACATCATGGAGTGTGGCTTCGATAACATTAGGTCTCTTAAGGTGGAATGTGGAGC ATGGATTGGATACGAGCACACAAGTTTCTGTGGTCAACAGTTCGTCTTGGAGAGAGGAGAATACCCTCGTTGGGATGCATGGAGCGGCAGCAATGCCTATCACATCGAACGCCTGATGTCTTTCCGCCCAATCTGTTCTGCT AACCATAAGGAATCCAAACTGGTCATCTTTGAGAAAGAGAACTTCATTGGACGCCAGTGGGAGATGTGCGATGACTATCCATCTTTGCAGGCGATGGGCTGGGGCAACAATGAAGTTGGAGCCATGAAGGTTCAATGTGGCGC TTGGGTGTGCTATCAATATCCTGGCTATCGTGGTTACCAGTACATTTTGGAATGCGACCACCATGGAGGTGAATACAAGCACTGGAGAGAATGGGGTTCTCATGCCCAGACCTCCCAGATCCAGTCTATCCGACGTATCCAGCAGTAA